A region from the Microthrixaceae bacterium genome encodes:
- a CDS encoding amidohydrolase family protein has product MFDLVIKGGTVVDGSGAAPIGADVAVSDGKIVEVGKVTGGARREIDADGALVTPGWVDVHTHYDGQVTWDEVMEPSASNGVTTLVMGNCGVGFAPVRPDHTADLIDLMEGVEDIPGTALSTGMPWGEWETFPQYLDVLAGRRYGVDVAAQIPHGAVRFYVMGERGAANEDATAEDVAAMASIVAEAMAAGAVGFTTSRIPGHKSRSGRPVPGTYAGAVELTAIAAELRAAGHGVLEAIAAGTLGSVSGDPVRQLDEIPLLTDLARASGRPVTFTLLQMFEDPGHWRLVLDAAEAANTEAGVRLAPQVIPRSVTIMTNLDAYHMFQNRPTYRKLAGLGLAERVAEMRRPEVRAAILAEDDIDDGGTDVNATLVNALGMALPLVFSLAAPVNYEPTMDQSVFARATAAGQDPAEFMYDRLLDDDGRAFYALLGSNFAGGNLDVCREMLASPHTVTGLGDAGAHVNLISDCSASTFHLTHWARDRTAGERLPVELLVHKLSGANAALYGFDDRGVVEPGRRADLNVIDLDRLTIGAPELRHDLPAGASRILQSAHGYVATVVGGEITRADDTDTGARPGRLVRGHA; this is encoded by the coding sequence GTGTTCGATCTGGTCATCAAGGGTGGAACGGTCGTGGACGGCTCCGGGGCGGCACCGATCGGGGCTGACGTGGCGGTCAGCGACGGGAAGATCGTCGAGGTCGGCAAGGTCACCGGCGGGGCCCGCCGGGAGATCGACGCCGACGGGGCGCTGGTCACCCCCGGTTGGGTCGACGTCCACACCCACTACGACGGGCAGGTCACCTGGGACGAGGTGATGGAACCGTCGGCCAGCAACGGGGTCACCACGCTGGTCATGGGCAACTGCGGGGTCGGGTTCGCGCCTGTACGCCCCGACCACACCGCCGATCTGATCGACCTGATGGAAGGGGTCGAGGACATCCCCGGCACCGCCCTCAGCACCGGCATGCCGTGGGGTGAGTGGGAGACCTTCCCCCAGTACCTCGACGTGCTGGCCGGGCGCCGCTACGGGGTCGACGTCGCAGCCCAGATCCCCCACGGGGCGGTGCGCTTCTACGTGATGGGCGAACGGGGCGCCGCCAACGAGGACGCCACCGCCGAGGACGTGGCGGCCATGGCGTCGATCGTGGCCGAGGCCATGGCGGCGGGGGCGGTCGGGTTCACCACGTCACGCATCCCCGGCCACAAGTCCCGCTCGGGTCGACCGGTGCCGGGCACCTATGCCGGAGCCGTTGAGCTGACGGCCATCGCCGCCGAGTTGCGGGCTGCGGGCCACGGGGTGCTCGAAGCGATCGCCGCCGGCACGCTGGGCAGCGTGTCGGGCGACCCGGTGCGCCAGCTAGATGAGATCCCGCTCCTCACCGACCTGGCCCGGGCCAGCGGTCGGCCGGTCACCTTCACCCTGCTCCAGATGTTCGAGGACCCCGGCCACTGGCGGCTGGTGCTCGATGCCGCCGAGGCCGCCAACACCGAGGCGGGGGTACGCCTCGCCCCTCAGGTGATCCCCCGGTCGGTCACGATCATGACCAACCTCGACGCCTACCACATGTTCCAGAACCGGCCCACCTACCGAAAGCTGGCCGGGCTGGGCCTGGCCGAACGGGTGGCCGAGATGCGCCGCCCCGAGGTACGGGCGGCGATCTTGGCCGAGGACGACATCGACGACGGTGGAACCGACGTGAACGCCACCCTGGTGAACGCCCTGGGCATGGCCCTACCGCTGGTCTTCTCGCTGGCCGCCCCGGTCAACTACGAGCCGACCATGGACCAGTCGGTCTTCGCCCGGGCCACCGCGGCCGGCCAAGACCCGGCCGAGTTCATGTACGACCGGCTGCTCGACGACGACGGGCGGGCCTTCTACGCCCTGCTCGGCTCGAACTTCGCCGGAGGCAACCTCGACGTGTGTCGGGAGATGCTGGCCTCTCCCCACACCGTGACCGGGCTGGGCGACGCCGGGGCCCACGTCAACCTGATCTCGGACTGTTCGGCCTCCACCTTCCACCTCACCCACTGGGCCCGGGATCGCACCGCCGGCGAACGGCTGCCCGTCGAACTGCTGGTCCACAAACTGAGCGGGGCCAACGCCGCTCTCTACGGCTTCGACGACCGCGGGGTGGTGGAACCGGGGCGGCGGGCCGACCTGAACGTGATCGACCTGGACCGCCTCACCATCGGTGCCCCCGAGTTGCGCCACGACCTGCCCGCCGGGGCCAGCCGCATCCTCCAGAGCGCCCACGGCTACGTCGCCACTGTGGTGGGCGGCGAGATCACACGAGCCGACGACACCGACACCGGCGCCCGGCCCGGTCGTCTCGTCCGCGGCCACGCCTGA
- a CDS encoding carotenoid oxygenase family protein: MTQRPSGPVPSRREILRALGLGAGAVTLGGSGILTACGGDGSTSSSSSTSTARTGSSTSAAATTPTVAQTPYDPNRPYWVQGNFRPVTTEETLTDLRVTGTIPSRLSGLFVRNGPNSQSKTEPSHWFLGDGMIHGVRISDGKAQWYRNRYVKTPLAESGKDLLEFGGVPGQANNQSNVSVIHHAGKLLTLGEVGWPFELNPDDLSTVGPWGYDGKLGETMTAHPKIDPTTGRMYFFGYEFVTPRLTYYAASAAGALEVVSPIAVDTATMVHDFAITDRDAVFWIGPVVLGADAANPYPEIPFHWDETGPCRVGVMPLDGPGDQIRWVDIDPCFVFHGLNAHRDGDDVVLRVAKMPEAFGRRGDLVPSQLTEWRIGTGGADLTFSETALSDREMDLPTHDRRFTGRATRHGWLAAAPTEGDFGFELGGVAHVDLERGTEDVWDPGANLRSGEGFFVPASEDAPEGEGWVFTYIWDRTTDTSSLGIFDAQAMAKGPVAQIHLGVRVPFGFHGWWVDESLL; encoded by the coding sequence ATGACCCAGAGGCCATCGGGACCAGTCCCGTCACGTCGAGAGATCCTGCGGGCACTGGGCCTGGGGGCGGGGGCCGTGACCCTGGGAGGGTCCGGGATCCTCACCGCGTGTGGCGGCGACGGATCGACGTCCTCGTCGTCATCGACATCGACGGCGAGGACGGGTAGCTCCACATCGGCGGCGGCCACCACACCGACCGTGGCCCAGACCCCCTATGACCCCAACCGTCCCTACTGGGTGCAGGGGAACTTCCGCCCGGTCACCACCGAGGAGACCCTCACCGACCTGCGCGTCACCGGCACCATCCCCTCGCGCCTGTCCGGACTGTTCGTGCGCAACGGGCCCAACTCACAGTCCAAGACCGAACCAAGCCACTGGTTCCTGGGCGACGGCATGATCCACGGCGTTCGCATCTCAGACGGCAAGGCCCAGTGGTATCGCAACCGCTACGTCAAGACCCCGCTGGCCGAGTCCGGCAAGGACCTGCTCGAGTTCGGGGGAGTACCAGGTCAGGCCAACAACCAGTCCAACGTTTCGGTGATCCACCACGCCGGCAAGCTGCTGACCTTGGGCGAAGTGGGCTGGCCCTTCGAACTGAACCCCGACGACCTGTCCACCGTCGGCCCGTGGGGCTACGACGGGAAGCTGGGCGAGACGATGACCGCCCACCCCAAGATCGACCCGACCACCGGGCGCATGTACTTCTTCGGCTACGAGTTCGTCACTCCCCGCCTCACCTACTACGCCGCCAGCGCGGCGGGTGCCCTCGAGGTGGTGAGCCCCATCGCCGTGGACACGGCCACCATGGTCCACGACTTCGCGATCACCGACCGAGACGCGGTGTTCTGGATCGGGCCGGTGGTCCTCGGCGCCGATGCCGCCAACCCCTACCCCGAGATCCCGTTCCACTGGGACGAGACCGGGCCGTGCCGGGTGGGGGTCATGCCCCTCGACGGTCCCGGCGATCAGATCCGCTGGGTGGACATAGACCCATGCTTCGTGTTCCACGGGCTCAACGCCCACCGCGACGGTGACGACGTGGTGCTGCGGGTGGCCAAGATGCCCGAGGCGTTCGGCCGCCGCGGCGACCTGGTGCCGTCGCAACTGACCGAGTGGCGCATCGGCACCGGTGGCGCCGATCTCACCTTCTCGGAGACAGCCCTCTCCGACCGGGAGATGGACCTTCCCACCCACGACCGCCGCTTCACCGGTCGGGCCACCAGGCATGGCTGGCTGGCCGCCGCCCCCACCGAGGGCGATTTCGGGTTCGAGTTGGGCGGCGTGGCCCACGTCGACCTGGAACGGGGAACCGAGGACGTCTGGGACCCAGGGGCGAACCTGCGATCGGGTGAAGGGTTCTTCGTGCCCGCCAGCGAGGACGCGCCCGAAGGCGAGGGCTGGGTGTTCACCTACATCTGGGATCGCACCACCGACACGTCTTCACTGGGCATCTTCGACGCCCAAGCCATGGCCAAGGGCCCGGTCGCCCAGATCCACCTGGGGGTTCGGGTCCCGTTCGGATTCCACGGCTGGTGGGTCGACGAGTCGCTCCTCTGA
- a CDS encoding succinate dehydrogenase cytochrome b subunit → MATTTVARGSAGAGARAKRPAPFPVELYRSALGKKYVMAVTGIMLMGFVFAHMVGNLKMYLGAEDFNHYGHFLRELLVPILPRTVALWGLRLGLIAAFVLHIHAAYSLTIMNKKARTVKYQSPRDYVAVTFAGRTMRFTGLIFLFFLVWHLFDLTFTGTGYHYVRGEAYENVANSLSRIPVALLYIAGNIALGIHLFHGAWSLFQSMGWNNPRFNGARRSFATAFAAIVVIGNVSFPIAVLAGVVSV, encoded by the coding sequence ATGGCTACGACAACGGTTGCCCGCGGCTCGGCTGGAGCCGGCGCCCGGGCCAAGCGCCCCGCCCCGTTCCCCGTAGAGCTGTACCGGTCCGCCCTTGGCAAGAAGTACGTCATGGCGGTCACCGGGATCATGCTCATGGGCTTCGTGTTCGCCCACATGGTGGGCAACCTGAAGATGTACCTGGGGGCCGAGGACTTCAACCACTACGGGCACTTCCTGCGGGAACTGCTGGTGCCGATCCTGCCCCGAACCGTGGCCCTGTGGGGTCTGCGCCTCGGGCTCATCGCCGCGTTCGTGCTGCACATCCACGCCGCGTACTCGCTCACCATCATGAACAAGAAGGCCCGAACGGTGAAGTACCAGTCCCCCCGGGACTACGTGGCGGTCACCTTCGCCGGTCGCACCATGCGCTTCACCGGCCTCATCTTCTTGTTCTTCTTGGTGTGGCACCTCTTCGACCTCACGTTCACCGGTACCGGCTACCACTACGTGCGGGGCGAGGCCTACGAGAACGTGGCCAACAGCCTCAGCCGGATCCCCGTCGCCCTGCTCTACATCGCCGGCAACATCGCCCTGGGCATCCACCTTTTCCACGGGGCGTGGAGCCTCTTCCAGTCCATGGGTTGGAACAACCCCCGCTTCAACGGTGCCCGCCGCAGCTTCGCCACCGCCTTCGCCGCCATCGTGGTGATCGGCAACGTGTCGTTCCCGATCGCCGTGCTCGCTGGCGTAGTCAGCGTCTGA